The DNA region ATTAAAATAGATACATATATAAATGAACTTGTTAGTGTTGTTATACCAACCTATAATAGAAAGGACATTATTGAGAGAGCAGTAAATAGTGTTTTAAATCAGACATATAAAAATATAGAGATAATAATAGTAGATGATAATTCCAATGATGGTACAGAAGATTTGGTATCAAAAGTATATAGTAAATTAAAAAATATAAAATATATAAGACATGAAACTAATAGAGGTGGAAATGCAGCAAGAAATACTGGTTTAAAATATAGTTCGGGTAAATACATAGCATTTTTAGATAGTGATGATGAATGGTTTCCAGAAAAATTAGAAAAACAACTTTTATTAATGCATGAAAAAAAAGCAGATTTAGTATATACAGATTATATATTGTTTAATGAAAAAACAAAAGAAGAGCATGTTTTTAATAATTCTAGTAAAAAATATAATTTTATAGATTTATTGGGAAGTAATTTTATTGGTACAACATCTACAATATTAACGACAAAAAAAGTCTTAAATGCAGTTAATGGTTTTGATGAAGATTTACCTAGTTGTCAAGATTGGGACTTATATATAAGAATAGGAAATAAGTTTAATATATGTGGAGTAAAGTTACCGCTTGTAAAATATTACTATCACGATTCAAGTATAACAGGAAATATTGATAAGGTTATTAATGGACATAAAAAGGTAATGGAAAAAATTGAAAATATTATTAATTCGGATACTAATTTAAAAGTTCATAGAAAGAAAATATTAGCACAAAATTATGAAAGAATTGGACATTGTTATATGAAATTTAGACAATTTAGTTCAGGAAGAAAGTATTTCAAAAAATCTTTGAGTTCATATCCTTTGAATTCCAAAGTAATGATACATTTAATCACTTCGTATTTAGGAAAAAATTTTTTGATATTAAAACGATACAAATAGATAATAGAGTAGATTTAGAAAAAGTTAATTAGTAGTAACAGGGTATAAAAATTCGCTAGTACCATTAGGTATTTGCAGAAGAACATGTGCTATGGGACAAGCAAATAAAAAATGTTATAGAAGGGGGGGCTGATTAATGAAGATTTGTTTTATTATGACTAATAT from Clostridium pasteurianum BC1 includes:
- a CDS encoding glycosyltransferase family 2 protein; translation: MKVIKIDTYINELVSVVIPTYNRKDIIERAVNSVLNQTYKNIEIIIVDDNSNDGTEDLVSKVYSKLKNIKYIRHETNRGGNAARNTGLKYSSGKYIAFLDSDDEWFPEKLEKQLLLMHEKKADLVYTDYILFNEKTKEEHVFNNSSKKYNFIDLLGSNFIGTTSTILTTKKVLNAVNGFDEDLPSCQDWDLYIRIGNKFNICGVKLPLVKYYYHDSSITGNIDKVINGHKKVMEKIENIINSDTNLKVHRKKILAQNYERIGHCYMKFRQFSSGRKYFKKSLSSYPLNSKVMIHLITSYLGKNFLILKRYK